CGATTTGGGCGTTCGTGATGGTGCTGGGCTGGTCCAGGACGCTGTACGTGGAGTTCATCCGCAAAGCGGATACCGCGAGTTTCATCCGGTGTCACTTGAATGCCTTCGCCTATTTCGGCGGAATCACCCAGACCATCCTGTATGACAACACCAAACAGGTCGTGCTGGAGCGGGACCAGACCGGTGCACCGGTCTGGAATCCGCAGTTCCTGGACTTCTCCTTGCGACTGGGCTTCGCGCTGCGACTCTGCCGACCGTACCGGCCACGGACAAAAGGCAAGGTGGAAAGCGGGGTCGGCTACGTCGAGAAGAATTTCTGGCTGGGCGCACAATTTGTCGATGACGCCGACCTGAATCGTCAAGCCAGATCCTGGCTTGACCACATTGCCAATCAACGGGTTCACGGCACGACCCGCGAACGGCCCATGGACCGCTTGCATCAGGAGCAAGCGAGCTTGGCGCCCATCCCCCCGATTGAATCCATTTCTGTGTTTCTGCGTGAGTCTCGGAAGGCCAGCTGGGACAGCTTCGTGTCGTATGCCGGTAACTTCTATGGCATTCCCTGGACCTACGCTGGTCAGACTGTGGAGGTCCAGGCGGACAGCGTCACGGTGCAGATTTTCAGCGGTGGGGTCCAGATTGCGACCCATCCCCGTTCCGCGCAGCGTGGCGCGCGGTTCGTGACAGACCAGCAGTACGACGGCATGCCAGCGGGTGGTGCGGCAACCCGCCGCACCACCCATCTCGCCTTCCAGACCGAGGCATTGCCCGAAGTGCAGGTTGAGCAGCGGTCGTTGGCGGAATACGCAGCCCTGGTGGCCGTCCCCGACGCTGTATCGCTGGATGAGGTGCTGGCGGATGTCTTCCGGGGAGAATCCGCATGATGGCGGTGGAACGTTGTCGAGGTGATCTGGAGCGCCTGGGGTTGCCACACGCGGCAAGCCTGCTGGACAGCCGTCTGGATGCCGCAGCGAAAAAAGAGCTTCCATACGCGGATTTCCTGGCGGATCTGCTGCGGATCGAGGTGCATGCCAGGGATGAGCAGGGCCGAGCACGACGACGGAAACTGGCGAAGCTTCCCTTTGACCGTCGGCTGGAGAGTTTCGACTTCGCGTTCCAGCCCAGCGTCAACAAACGCCTGATCAAGGAGTTGGGCACCCTGTCTTTCGCCGCGGATGGCCAGAACGTGATTCTGCTGGGCCCACCTGGCGTCGGGAAGACGCATCTGGCCGTCGGGCTGTGCATCACGGCCATTGAACAGGGCGAGAGCGTACTGTTTCTGCGGGCCGGCCAGTTGATGGAGGACCTGCGCAAAGCGCAGGCCCTGAATCGCCTGGAGCAGCGCTTGCGGTTCTACCTGAAGCCCAAGGTGCTGGTCATCGACGAATTCGGCGTATGGCCGTACGACCGACTGGCCGCCAACGCGCTGTTTGGCCTGATCGCCGCACGGTATGAGCGGGGGAGCGTGATCCTGACGTCGAATGTAACTGCTCAGCAGGGTGATTTTCCGGAGTCGATTGGGTAAGGTGGACCATCAGCGAGGTCCCCTGCCCAAACTGCAAACGACTCGAGGCACGCGTCCGTGAACTCGAAGCCCAGCTCGCTGAGGTGCTGGCTGAACTTCGCACCATCAAAGCTCAACTGGCCCGAAACAGCACCACATCCAGTCAGCCTCCCAGTCAGGACAAGCCCTGGCAGCCCAAGAGTGAGCGCCAGAAGACCGGCCGGTCTTCTGGCGCTCAACCCGATCACCCCGGCAAGACCCTCAAGATGTCCGCGCATCCCGACGTCATCGTCGATCTCCCGGTGACGGGACACTGCACCTGCGGGCAGGCCTGGGATGACGTTCCAGTCGACACCCAGGTCGCTCGACAGGTTCATGACCTCCCCGACCTCCACCTTCAGGTCACCGAATACCGCGCCGACGTCAAGATCTGCCCTGGATGTCGTTCCCGGCAGCGAGCACCCTTCCCCACGCACGTCACGGCTCAGGTGCAATACGGTCCACGGGTCCACGCCTTGACGGTGTATCTGAACGTGGCGCACTTCGTGCCCCTCGAACGCACCAGTGAAATCCTGCACGCGGTCTGCGGAGCACGCCCGAGTGATGGCACCATCGCGCTGAACCTGAATCTGGCAGCGGAGCGACTGCAGGACTTTGAAGGGCGACTCAGGACAGCCCTGACACATCAACCGGTGCTGCATGCAGATGAGACCGGCAGCCCGGTGAACGGGAAGCTGCACTGGATGCATGTCGTGAGCTGCGCGCAGCTCACGTTCTACGGCCAGCATGCCCGGCGCGGCCTCGCGGCACTGGAGCACATGAAGGTCCTGCCGAAGTACACCGGCATCCTGGTCCACGACGCCTGGAGCTCGTACTTCAAACTTCCGGCACAGCATGCCCTGTGCGGAGCTCATCTGTTGCGGGAGCTGCGGGGATTGGCCGAACACCATGGGCAGGTGTGGGCTGGCGCACTTCGGGAATCGCTGAGGACGGTGTATCACGACCTGAACGCCGGGACGCTGAGCCCAGAGGCCCGCACGGCGTTTGAACGGCGATTTGATGAACTGCTTGAGGAGGGCTTGCTGGCCAACCCAGCCGCGCCGCCCGTTCCAGGGCGACGCGGTCCGACGAAGCAGTCACATGGGCGGAATCTGGCGTTGCGGTGCCAGCAGCACCGCGCAGCGGTGCTGCTGTTCCTACATGACTGCCGAGTGCCGTTTGATAACAATCAGGCGGAGCGGGACGTGCGGGCATGGTGCGTGAAACGCAAGGTATCTGGAGGATTCCGGTCCGAGGAGGGTGGGTGCAATTTCGCTCGGATCAGGAGTTACATTTCCACGTTGCAGAAGCAAGGTCTCAGCGTCTGGGAGGGCTTGGTCAGCGTGTTCACGGGTGACGTGCTCATGCCTAACTTCAACCCCTGAGCTTGCCCTGCTGAGCAGTTACCGTCGAATAAGGGATTTGGCGACTGGGGCGAGGTATTGGGGGACCCTGTCGTGGCGAGTGCCATCTTGGACCGACTGCTGCACCACAGCCACGTGCTGAACATCAAAGGCGAATCGTATCGGCTGAGGGAGAAGAAAAAATCAGGGCTCTTCCCGAGCGCACTGGTGGGGCTGAGCCCCACCAGCCAGGAGGTCAAACGGTCATGACAGCTGGCAGGGTGGTCAAAAATATTCCGCCGAAACTGGTCAATTTTTCGGCGCCGTTGACAGCGTTACCGCGACCATGACGACGACGGCGACCTGAACACGCTCGACAGTGAAGCGACCCTCAGCATCCGCCTTGGCGAGCAACTGGCCGAAAGTATTCGGGCGGGCATTTCACACGTGCTCGACGGGCACCTACCAGCTTGAGCAGCCTCCTGCCCGCGCCCTGTACCGGACATTACAGGCACACCGGCGGCAGGATGATGGGTCACTCCTCTCTGAACTGCGGGTACCGCTGGTGGACTGGCGGCACGCGACAGGACTGACCACTGACCGGAGTGACCTGGTCAGGCGCGCCCTGACAGCAGCCCATGACGAGCTGCTCGCCAACCATTACCTGGAGAGCGCGACCATCGAAGGTCGCGGAAAATCTGCGGTCGCCCAGTACGTCTTTGCGGATACCAATTCAGCCGATCCAGCCCTGGTCGTGATGCTGCGCCAAGCTGGAGTGTCTGTCGCCAGGGCCGCCACCCTCGCGGCTCAGCATCCGGAGCGGGTCGAATTGGCCCTGCAGTTTCTGGAGCAGCGCCGGCTGAATGCTGGGGGTACCGTGCGAAATCCCGGGGGGCTGGTCGCGGACTACCTGCAGAACCCTGAGAAGTACGCCGTCCCGGCCGAGTTCACACCGCCGGCGCAGGCCAGGCAAGAGCGGGCATCCCGGCAGCATCAGAAAGCTGAGCATGAAGCGCAGCAGCAGGCTGAGGCTCACCTGGAGCGTCTTGATCGTGCGTCTCCCAGTGAGCAGTGGGAAAGCCAGCGCTCGACCCTGCAGCTCATTCTGAAAAAGCAACTCAGTTCAGGTCAATGGTCACAGCTTGAAGCGCTGGCCTGTGCCGGCGAGATTCAGGCGGTCGACCTGACCAGAACACTGATCGCCGCGACAGCCAGCTCGGAGTTGAAAGAAGCGGTCGCTCAACTCAAGCGGCGCCTCAATCCGCTCCTGCCACTTGAACACTGATCCCAGTCGTGTGGGCTCTGGCAACTTAACCTCTGTAGGCTGGTGAGCTGTGACTGACCGCTACCGCCACCGTTTTCCCCTGAGCGTGATCGGCTACGCTCTGCGGCTGTACCACCGCTTCCCACTCAGCCAGCGGGACGTTCAAGAACTGCTCCACGAGCGCGG
This is a stretch of genomic DNA from Deinococcus grandis. It encodes these proteins:
- a CDS encoding antibiotic biosynthesis monooxygenase family protein, giving the protein MASNWPKVFGRAFHTCSTGTYQLEQPPARALYRTLQAHRRQDDGSLLSELRVPLVDWRHATGLTTDRSDLVRRALTAAHDELLANHYLESATIEGRGKSAVAQYVFADTNSADPALVVMLRQAGVSVARAATLAAQHPERVELALQFLEQRRLNAGGTVRNPGGLVADYLQNPEKYAVPAEFTPPAQARQERASRQHQKAEHEAQQQAEAHLERLDRASPSEQWESQRSTLQLILKKQLSSGQWSQLEALACAGEIQAVDLTRTLIAATASSELKEAVAQLKRRLNPLLPLEH
- the istA gene encoding IS21 family transposase — its product is MLGGAQVRHIIELKAAGQSISGIAKTLDISRNTVKKYLREPGLPQPRPRKPRGSKLAPFTGFLTTRIEAGVLNAVVLFRELQELGYDGQYTVVKDFVRPFRRTRVSAQRITTRFETAPGEQAQVDFGRYTYRNLEGQTRSIWAFVMVLGWSRTLYVEFIRKADTASFIRCHLNAFAYFGGITQTILYDNTKQVVLERDQTGAPVWNPQFLDFSLRLGFALRLCRPYRPRTKGKVESGVGYVEKNFWLGAQFVDDADLNRQARSWLDHIANQRVHGTTRERPMDRLHQEQASLAPIPPIESISVFLRESRKASWDSFVSYAGNFYGIPWTYAGQTVEVQADSVTVQIFSGGVQIATHPRSAQRGARFVTDQQYDGMPAGGAATRRTTHLAFQTEALPEVQVEQRSLAEYAALVAVPDAVSLDEVLADVFRGESA
- the tnpC gene encoding IS66 family transposase; the encoded protein is MSEVPCPNCKRLEARVRELEAQLAEVLAELRTIKAQLARNSTTSSQPPSQDKPWQPKSERQKTGRSSGAQPDHPGKTLKMSAHPDVIVDLPVTGHCTCGQAWDDVPVDTQVARQVHDLPDLHLQVTEYRADVKICPGCRSRQRAPFPTHVTAQVQYGPRVHALTVYLNVAHFVPLERTSEILHAVCGARPSDGTIALNLNLAAERLQDFEGRLRTALTHQPVLHADETGSPVNGKLHWMHVVSCAQLTFYGQHARRGLAALEHMKVLPKYTGILVHDAWSSYFKLPAQHALCGAHLLRELRGLAEHHGQVWAGALRESLRTVYHDLNAGTLSPEARTAFERRFDELLEEGLLANPAAPPVPGRRGPTKQSHGRNLALRCQQHRAAVLLFLHDCRVPFDNNQAERDVRAWCVKRKVSGGFRSEEGGCNFARIRSYISTLQKQGLSVWEGLVSVFTGDVLMPNFNP
- a CDS encoding ATP-binding protein — protein: MMAVERCRGDLERLGLPHAASLLDSRLDAAAKKELPYADFLADLLRIEVHARDEQGRARRRKLAKLPFDRRLESFDFAFQPSVNKRLIKELGTLSFAADGQNVILLGPPGVGKTHLAVGLCITAIEQGESVLFLRAGQLMEDLRKAQALNRLEQRLRFYLKPKVLVIDEFGVWPYDRLAANALFGLIAARYERGSVILTSNVTAQQGDFPESIG